One Carettochelys insculpta isolate YL-2023 chromosome 15, ASM3395843v1, whole genome shotgun sequence DNA window includes the following coding sequences:
- the HNRNPH1 gene encoding heterogeneous nuclear ribonucleoprotein H isoform X2 produces MDPLRSEETEGEIPGLEALSLPQCGFPPTATEGESEQSLATSMMLNTEGGEGFVVKVRGLPWSCSAEEVQRFFSECKILNGSSGIRFIYTREGRPSGEAFVELETEEDVKLALKKDRETMGHRYVEVFKSNNVEMDWVLKHTGPNSPDTANDGFVRLRGLPFGCSKEEIVQFFSGLEIVPNGITLPVDFQGRSTGEAFVQFASQEIAEKALKKHKERIGHRYIEIFKSSRAEVRTHYDPPRKLLAMQRPGPYDRPGVGRGYSSLGRGSGFERMRRGAYGGGYGGYDDYNGYSDGYGFGSDRFGRGMSDHRYGDASSTFQSTTGHCVHMRGLPYRATENDIYNFFSPLNPVRVHIEIGPDGRVTGEADVEFATHEDAVAAMSKDKANMQHRYVELFLNSTAGGSGGAYGSQMMGAMVKESEGVVQDWNTSTLPGNQSSYGGPANQQLSGGYGAGYGTQSSMSGYGNQSAMNSSYYSSGNRASMGVNGMGGMSNMSNMSAGWGM; encoded by the exons AGGCTCTTTCTCTGCCTCAGTGTGGTTTCCCCCCCACAGCCACGGAAGGCGAATCAGAACAGAGTCTTGCTACCAGCATGATGCTGAACACAGAGGGCGGCGAGGGCTTCGTGGTGAAAGTGCGTGGGCTGCCTTGGTCTTGCTCTGCTGAGGAGGTCCAGAGGTTCTTCTCTG AATGCAAAATTTTAAATGGATCTTCAGGTATACGTTTCATCTATACAAGGGAAGGCAGACCAAGTGGAGAAGCATTTGTTGAACTTGAAACAGAAGAGGATGTGAAACTGGCACTaaagaaagacagagaaacaaTGGGACACAGATATGTTGAAG TTTTCAAGTCAAACAACGTTGAAATGGATTGGGTTCTGAAGCATACTGGTCCTAACAGCCCTGATACTGCTAATGATGGTTTTGTACGTCTTAGAGGACTCCCTTTTGGCTGTAGCAAAGAAGAAATTGTACAGTTCTTCTCAG GGTTGGAAATCGTGCCAAATGGGATAACATTGCCGGTGGACTTCCAGGGGAGGAGTacgggggaggccttcgtgcagttTGCTTCACAGGAAATAGCTGAAAAGGCTCTAAAGAAACACAAGGAAAGAATAGGGCACAG GTACATTGAAATCTTCAAGAGCAGTCGAGCAGAAGTGCGTACTCATTATGATCCACCACGCAAATTACTGGCCATGCAGAGGCCAGGTCCTTATGACAGGCCTGGTGTTGGAAGGGGCTATAGCAGTCTTGGTAGAGGAAGTGGTTTTGAAAGAATGAGACGTGGAGCTTATGGTGGAG GCTATGGAGGCTATGATGACTACAATGGATATAGTGATGGCTATGGCTTTGGATCCGATAGATTTGGAAGAG GGATGTCTGACCATAGATACGGAGATGCGAGTTCTACTTTCCAAAGTACGACTGGTCACTGTGTACACATGAGAGGATTACCTTACAGAGCTACAGAGAACGACATTTATAAC TTCTTTTCACCACTGAACCCTGTAAGAGTCCATATTGAAATTGGACCAGATGGTAGAGTGACTGGAGAGGCAGATGTTGAATTTGCTACTCATGAAGACGCTGTAGCTGCCATGTCCAAAGATAAAGCAAATATGC AACACAGATATGTAGAACTCTTCTTGAATTCTACAGCAGGAGGAAGTGGTGGTGCATATGGCAGCCAAATGATGGGAGCAATGG TCAAGGAATCGGAAGGGGTAGTTCAAGATTGGAACACTAGCACATTGCCAG GAAACCAGTCCAGTTATGGTGGTCCTGCTAATCAGCAGCTGAGTGGGGGTTATGGAGCAGGCTATGGCACTCAAAGCAGCATGAGCGGATATG gtaaCCAGAGCGCAATGAACAGTAGCTACTACAGCAGTGGGAACCGTGCATCCATGGGAGTGAATGGAATGGGTGGGATGTCCAACATGTCCAATATGAGTGCTGGCTGGGGAATGTAA
- the HNRNPH1 gene encoding heterogeneous nuclear ribonucleoprotein H isoform X3: MDPLRSEETEGEIPGLATEGESEQSLATSMMLNTEGGEGFVVKVRGLPWSCSAEEVQRFFSECKILNGSSGIRFIYTREGRPSGEAFVELETEEDVKLALKKDRETMGHRYVEVFKSNNVEMDWVLKHTGPNSPDTANDGFVRLRGLPFGCSKEEIVQFFSGLEIVPNGITLPVDFQGRSTGEAFVQFASQEIAEKALKKHKERIGHRYIEIFKSSRAEVRTHYDPPRKLLAMQRPGPYDRPGVGRGYSSLGRGSGFERMRRGAYGGGYGGYDDYNGYSDGYGFGSDRFGREWALLSAGMSDHRYGDASSTFQSTTGHCVHMRGLPYRATENDIYNFFSPLNPVRVHIEIGPDGRVTGEADVEFATHEDAVAAMSKDKANMQHRYVELFLNSTAGGSGGAYGSQMMGAMVKESEGVVQDWNTSTLPGNQSSYGGPANQQLSGGYGAGYGTQSSMSGYGNQSAMNSSYYSSGNRASMGVNGMGGMSNMSNMSAGWGM; encoded by the exons CCACGGAAGGCGAATCAGAACAGAGTCTTGCTACCAGCATGATGCTGAACACAGAGGGCGGCGAGGGCTTCGTGGTGAAAGTGCGTGGGCTGCCTTGGTCTTGCTCTGCTGAGGAGGTCCAGAGGTTCTTCTCTG AATGCAAAATTTTAAATGGATCTTCAGGTATACGTTTCATCTATACAAGGGAAGGCAGACCAAGTGGAGAAGCATTTGTTGAACTTGAAACAGAAGAGGATGTGAAACTGGCACTaaagaaagacagagaaacaaTGGGACACAGATATGTTGAAG TTTTCAAGTCAAACAACGTTGAAATGGATTGGGTTCTGAAGCATACTGGTCCTAACAGCCCTGATACTGCTAATGATGGTTTTGTACGTCTTAGAGGACTCCCTTTTGGCTGTAGCAAAGAAGAAATTGTACAGTTCTTCTCAG GGTTGGAAATCGTGCCAAATGGGATAACATTGCCGGTGGACTTCCAGGGGAGGAGTacgggggaggccttcgtgcagttTGCTTCACAGGAAATAGCTGAAAAGGCTCTAAAGAAACACAAGGAAAGAATAGGGCACAG GTACATTGAAATCTTCAAGAGCAGTCGAGCAGAAGTGCGTACTCATTATGATCCACCACGCAAATTACTGGCCATGCAGAGGCCAGGTCCTTATGACAGGCCTGGTGTTGGAAGGGGCTATAGCAGTCTTGGTAGAGGAAGTGGTTTTGAAAGAATGAGACGTGGAGCTTATGGTGGAG GCTATGGAGGCTATGATGACTACAATGGATATAGTGATGGCTATGGCTTTGGATCCGATAGATTTGGAAGAG AATGGGCTCTTCTCTCCGCAGGGATGTCTGACCATAGATACGGAGATGCGAGTTCTACTTTCCAAAGTACGACTGGTCACTGTGTACACATGAGAGGATTACCTTACAGAGCTACAGAGAACGACATTTATAAC TTCTTTTCACCACTGAACCCTGTAAGAGTCCATATTGAAATTGGACCAGATGGTAGAGTGACTGGAGAGGCAGATGTTGAATTTGCTACTCATGAAGACGCTGTAGCTGCCATGTCCAAAGATAAAGCAAATATGC AACACAGATATGTAGAACTCTTCTTGAATTCTACAGCAGGAGGAAGTGGTGGTGCATATGGCAGCCAAATGATGGGAGCAATGG TCAAGGAATCGGAAGGGGTAGTTCAAGATTGGAACACTAGCACATTGCCAG GAAACCAGTCCAGTTATGGTGGTCCTGCTAATCAGCAGCTGAGTGGGGGTTATGGAGCAGGCTATGGCACTCAAAGCAGCATGAGCGGATATG gtaaCCAGAGCGCAATGAACAGTAGCTACTACAGCAGTGGGAACCGTGCATCCATGGGAGTGAATGGAATGGGTGGGATGTCCAACATGTCCAATATGAGTGCTGGCTGGGGAATGTAA
- the HNRNPH1 gene encoding heterogeneous nuclear ribonucleoprotein H isoform X1 yields MDPLRSEETEGEIPGLEALSLPQCGFPPTATEGESEQSLATSMMLNTEGGEGFVVKVRGLPWSCSAEEVQRFFSECKILNGSSGIRFIYTREGRPSGEAFVELETEEDVKLALKKDRETMGHRYVEVFKSNNVEMDWVLKHTGPNSPDTANDGFVRLRGLPFGCSKEEIVQFFSGLEIVPNGITLPVDFQGRSTGEAFVQFASQEIAEKALKKHKERIGHRYIEIFKSSRAEVRTHYDPPRKLLAMQRPGPYDRPGVGRGYSSLGRGSGFERMRRGAYGGGYGGYDDYNGYSDGYGFGSDRFGREWALLSAGMSDHRYGDASSTFQSTTGHCVHMRGLPYRATENDIYNFFSPLNPVRVHIEIGPDGRVTGEADVEFATHEDAVAAMSKDKANMQHRYVELFLNSTAGGSGGAYGSQMMGAMVKESEGVVQDWNTSTLPGNQSSYGGPANQQLSGGYGAGYGTQSSMSGYGNQSAMNSSYYSSGNRASMGVNGMGGMSNMSNMSAGWGM; encoded by the exons AGGCTCTTTCTCTGCCTCAGTGTGGTTTCCCCCCCACAGCCACGGAAGGCGAATCAGAACAGAGTCTTGCTACCAGCATGATGCTGAACACAGAGGGCGGCGAGGGCTTCGTGGTGAAAGTGCGTGGGCTGCCTTGGTCTTGCTCTGCTGAGGAGGTCCAGAGGTTCTTCTCTG AATGCAAAATTTTAAATGGATCTTCAGGTATACGTTTCATCTATACAAGGGAAGGCAGACCAAGTGGAGAAGCATTTGTTGAACTTGAAACAGAAGAGGATGTGAAACTGGCACTaaagaaagacagagaaacaaTGGGACACAGATATGTTGAAG TTTTCAAGTCAAACAACGTTGAAATGGATTGGGTTCTGAAGCATACTGGTCCTAACAGCCCTGATACTGCTAATGATGGTTTTGTACGTCTTAGAGGACTCCCTTTTGGCTGTAGCAAAGAAGAAATTGTACAGTTCTTCTCAG GGTTGGAAATCGTGCCAAATGGGATAACATTGCCGGTGGACTTCCAGGGGAGGAGTacgggggaggccttcgtgcagttTGCTTCACAGGAAATAGCTGAAAAGGCTCTAAAGAAACACAAGGAAAGAATAGGGCACAG GTACATTGAAATCTTCAAGAGCAGTCGAGCAGAAGTGCGTACTCATTATGATCCACCACGCAAATTACTGGCCATGCAGAGGCCAGGTCCTTATGACAGGCCTGGTGTTGGAAGGGGCTATAGCAGTCTTGGTAGAGGAAGTGGTTTTGAAAGAATGAGACGTGGAGCTTATGGTGGAG GCTATGGAGGCTATGATGACTACAATGGATATAGTGATGGCTATGGCTTTGGATCCGATAGATTTGGAAGAG AATGGGCTCTTCTCTCCGCAGGGATGTCTGACCATAGATACGGAGATGCGAGTTCTACTTTCCAAAGTACGACTGGTCACTGTGTACACATGAGAGGATTACCTTACAGAGCTACAGAGAACGACATTTATAAC TTCTTTTCACCACTGAACCCTGTAAGAGTCCATATTGAAATTGGACCAGATGGTAGAGTGACTGGAGAGGCAGATGTTGAATTTGCTACTCATGAAGACGCTGTAGCTGCCATGTCCAAAGATAAAGCAAATATGC AACACAGATATGTAGAACTCTTCTTGAATTCTACAGCAGGAGGAAGTGGTGGTGCATATGGCAGCCAAATGATGGGAGCAATGG TCAAGGAATCGGAAGGGGTAGTTCAAGATTGGAACACTAGCACATTGCCAG GAAACCAGTCCAGTTATGGTGGTCCTGCTAATCAGCAGCTGAGTGGGGGTTATGGAGCAGGCTATGGCACTCAAAGCAGCATGAGCGGATATG gtaaCCAGAGCGCAATGAACAGTAGCTACTACAGCAGTGGGAACCGTGCATCCATGGGAGTGAATGGAATGGGTGGGATGTCCAACATGTCCAATATGAGTGCTGGCTGGGGAATGTAA